The Arachis duranensis cultivar V14167 chromosome 2, aradu.V14167.gnm2.J7QH, whole genome shotgun sequence genome has a window encoding:
- the LOC107472690 gene encoding LOW QUALITY PROTEIN: phospholipase D alpha 1-like (The sequence of the model RefSeq protein was modified relative to this genomic sequence to represent the inferred CDS: inserted 2 bases in 1 codon), translated as MAMIMLHGTLHATIYEVDTISGASGGNLFTMIRQNIEETVGIGKGAPKIYATVDLEKARVGRTRKILNDXIIRAYVPVEEVLQGEEIDKWVEILDVHKKPVQGDSKIHVRLQYFDIKKDRCWGRGIRSPKFPGVPYTFFAQRQGCRVSLYQDAHVPENFIPKIPLAGGKTYEPHRCWEDIFDAITNAKHLIYITGWSVYTEISLVRDSRRPKAGGDSTLGELLKKKASEGVKVLMLVWDDRTSVGLLKKDGLMASHDEETAQFFSNTQVNCCLCPRNPDDGGSIVQSFQISTMFTHHQKIVVVDSEMPGKGTHMRRVVSFVGGIDLCDGRYDTAFHSLFRTLDTAHHDDFHQPNFPGADISKGGPREPWHDIHCRLEGPVAWDVLFNFEQRWRRQGGKDVLLHMRELENSIVPPSPVMFPEDHETWNVQLFRSIDGGAAFGFPDSPEEAAKVGLVSGKDNIIDRSIQDAYIHAIRRAKNFIYIENQYFLGSSYNWKPEDIKPEDIGALHLIPRELSLKIVSKIEAGERFAVYVVVPMWPEGVPESSSVQAILDWQRRTMEMMYKDITEALQAKGIEDDPRNYLTFFCLGNREVKKDGEYQPSQKPEPGSDYENAQNARRFMIYVHTKMMIVDDEYIIIGSANINQRSMDGARDSEIAMGGYQPYHLATRQPARGQIHGFRMALWYEHLGMLHDSFLRPESKECISRVNKVADQYWDLFSKESLEHDLPGHLLRYPISVASEGHITTLPGFKCFPDTKARILGAKADYLPPILTT; from the exons ATGGCAATGATTATGCTTCATGGGACTCTCCATGCTACAATTTACGAAGTCGATACGATCAGTGGTGCCTCGGGTGGAAATCTTTTTACCatg ATCAGGCAAAATATTGAGGAGACTGTTGGTATTGGAAAGGGAGCTCCAAAAATCTATGCAACCGTTGATTTAGAGAAAGCAAGAGTGGGAAGGACTAGGAAAATACTGAATGA CATAATCAGAGCATATGTGCCTGTGGAGGAGGTCTTGCAGGGTGAGGAGATTGATAAATGGGTTGAAATATTGGATGTGCACAAAAAACCAGTACAAGGTGATTCAAAGATCCATGTGAGGCTGCAATACTTTGATATCAAGAAAGATCGATGCTGGGGTCGAGGCATTAGGAGTCCTAAGTTTCCTGGAGTTCCCTATACCTTCTTTGCACAAAGACAAGGATGCAGGGTATCTCTGTACCAAGATGCTCATGTGCCTGAAAACTTTATCCCCAAGATTCCACTTGCTGGAGGCAAGACTTATGAGCCTCACAGGTGCTGGGAGGATATTTTTGATGCAATCACAAATGCAAAACACTTGATATACATTACTGGTTGGTCTGTTTATACCGAGATTTCCTTGGTAAGGGATTCTAGGAGGCCAAAGGCCGGTGGAGATTCGACACTCGGCGAGCTTCTTAAGAAGAAGGCAAGTGAAGGTGTTAAGGTGTTGATGCTTGTTTGGGACGATAGAACATCGGTTGGTTTGTTGAAAAAAGATGGATTGATGGCTAGTCATGATGAAGAAACAGCACAGTTCTTCTCTAACACTCAAGTAAACTGTTGTTTATGCCCCCGAAATCCTGATGATGGAGGTAGCATTGTTCAGAGTTTCCAAATTTCTACCATGTTTACTCATCACCAGAAGATTGTTGTTGTGGACAGTGAGATGCCAGGTAAAGGAACACATATGCGAAGGGTTGTGAGTTTTGTTGGGGGTATTGATCTTTGTGATGGAAGATATGATACAGCATTCCACTCACTCTTCAGAACCTTAGACACAGCACACCATGATGATTTTCATCAACCTAACTTTCCTGGTGCGGATATCTCAAAAGGCGGTCCTAGGGAGCCTTGGCATGATATCCACTGCCGGCTCGAAGGGCCGGTAGCTTGGGATGTTTTGTTTAACTTTGAGCAGAGATGGAGGAGGCAAGGTGGAAAGGATGTACTTCTCCATATGAGAGAGCTCGAAAATTCCATTGTTCCCCCCTCCCCTGTGATGTTTCCTGAAGATCATGAGACATGGAATGTTCAGTTATTCAGATCAATTGATGGTGGTGCTGCTTTCGGTTTCCCTGATAGTCCTGAAGAGGCTGCCAAAGTAGGCCTTGTTAGTGGCAAGGATAACATCATAGACCGTAGTATTCAAGATGCTTATATCCATGCCATTCGTCGTGCCAAGAATTTCATCTATATTGAAAATCAGTACTTCCTTGGAAGCTCTTATAACTGGAAGCCTGAGGATATTAAGCCTGAAGATATTGGTGCTTTACATCTAATTCCAAGGGAGCTTTCCCTTAAGATTGTTAGTAAGATTGAAGCCGGGGAACGATTTGCTGTGTATGTTGTGGTCCCAATGTGGCCGGAAGGTGTGCCGGAGAGTTCATCAGTTCAGGCTATATTGGACTGGCAAAGAAGGACAATGGAGATGATGTACAAGGACATTACTGAGGCTCTCCAAGCCAAGGGTATTGAGGACGATCCTCGGAACTATTTGACATTCTTCTGCCTTGGTAATCGCGAGGTGAAGAAGGATGGAGAGTATCAGCCTTCTCAAAAACCAGAGCCTGGTTCGGATTATGAGAACGCCCAAAATGCGCGCCGCTTCATGATTTATGTTCATACCAAGATGATGATTG TTGATGATGAATACATAATTATCGGATCAGCCAACATCAACCAAAGATCAATGGACGGTGCGAGGGACTCCGAAATTGCCATGGGAGGTTACCAGCCTTACCACTTGGCAACCAGGCAGCCGGCGCGTGGCCAGATCCATGGTTTCCGAATGGCATTGTGGTATGAACACCTTGGCATGCTTCATGACTCATTCCTGAGGCCAGAAAGCAAAGAATGTATCAGCAGGGTGAACAAAGTTGCTGATCAGTATTGGGATCTCTTCTCTAAGGAGTCACTTGAGCATGACCTTCCCGGCCACCTGCTCCGATACCCGATCAGCGTTGCCAGTGAGGGACACATCACAACTCTTCCTGGATTCAAATGCTTCCCGGACACGAAAGCGCGAATTCTTGGCGCCAAAGCAGATTACCTGCCCCCTATCCTTACTACTTAG
- the LOC107472694 gene encoding O-fucosyltransferase 13 isoform X1: MFVFSVKPVFSILVATLSLLILFALLSPPSSSPFSQIPLSGKPPLLGEVDIWSVRRLVEWRPCNWWLQGHQTALPLETNGYIRVDCYGGLNQMRRDFCDGVGIARLLNATLVLPKFEVASYWNESSGFADVYDVDYFIEQTSGFVKVVKQLPPEIASKEPVHVDCSKRKGQFDYIESVLPSLLEHKYISITPAASQRRDRYPLYAKAALCQACYKALRLTRSLETKASQLLDAIPKPFMSLHLRFEPDMVAYSQCQYPGLSPTSMKAIEAAQIDRKPWTGELARIWRLRGKCPLTPNETALILKSLSISPTTNIYLAAGDGLMEIEGLTDVYTNIFTKASLLSGEDFMNMHGNTKAALDYYVSINSDSYVATYFGNMDKMVSAMRAFKGLYKTLFLSRKGFAELTSKGLEGKELMQELWKLHRDDFVNGRGSALPECFCEFKL; encoded by the exons ATGTTCGTTTTCTCAGTGAAACCTGTCTTCAGCATTCTCGTCGCCACGCTCTCACTCCTCATTCTTTTCGCACTTCTATCCcctccttcttcttcccctttctCCCAAATTCCTCTTTCTGGGAAACCACCACTACT AGGGGAGGTGGATATATGGAGTGTTCGGAGATTAGTAGAGTGGAGACCTTGCAATTGGTGGCTACAAGGGCATCAAACAG CTCTACCATTAGAAACCAATGGATATATCAGAGTGGATTGCTATGGGGGCCTCAATCAGATGCGAAGAGAT TTCTGTGATGGTGTGGGCATTGCTCGTCTTTTAAATGCAACCCTTGTCCTGCCAAAGTTTGAAGTGGCTTCATATTGGAATGAATCAAG TGGCTTTGCAGATGTGTATGATGTAGACTACTTCATTGAACAAACGAGTGGCTTTGTCAAAGTTGTCAAACAGTTACCACCGGAGATTGCTTCAAAAGAACCTGTTCATGTGGATTGTAGCAAACGGAAAGGCCAATTTGATTATATTGAAAGTGTTCTTCCATCCCTATTAGAACATAAATACATTTCAATCACACCAGCAGCGTCTCAAAGAAGGGACAG ATACCCTTTGTATGCAAAAGCTGCTCTGTGTCAAGCTTGTTACAAGGCACTGCGTCTCACCAGATCCTTGGAAACGAAAGCCTCTCAGCTTCTGGATGCGATACCTAAACCCTTTATGTCCCTTCATCTTCGATTTGAGCCTGACATGGTTGCGTACAGCCAGTGCCAGTATCCAGGGCTTTCACCTACCTCCATGAAAGCCATAGAAGCAGCTCAAATAGACCGAAAACCATGGACTGGAGAATTAGCCCGGATATGGCGGTTACGTGGGAAATGTCCTCTTACACCTAATGAGACAGCTTTAATACTTAAATCACTTTCTATCTCACCAACCACAAATATATACCTTGCAGCCGGAGATGGGTTGATGGAAATCGAAGGCTTAACAGATGTCTACACCAATATATTTACCAAGGCTAGCCTTCTTAGTGGTGAAGACTTCATGAACATGCATGGCAATACAAAAGCTGCTTTGGATTATTATGTTTCCATCAATAGTGATTCTTATGTAGCTACATATTTTGGGAACATGGATAAGATGGTTTCGGCGATGAGAGCTTTCAAAGGATTGTACAAGACCCTATTCTTGAGCCGAAAAGGCTTTGCGGAGCTCACGTCGAAGGGTCTGGAGGGAAAGGAGTTGATGCAAGAACTATGGAAGCTTCACAGAGATGATTTTGTCAATGGAAGAGGCTCTGCTCTGCCTGAATGTTTCTGTGAATTTAAGTTGTga
- the LOC107472689 gene encoding uncharacterized protein LOC107472689 — protein sequence MGWIGETIDSIKSIQIRQLLTQAVSLGMIVTSALIIWKALMCITGSESPVVVVLSGSMEPGFKRGDILFLHMSKDPIRAGEIVVFNVDGREIPIVHRVIKVHERQDGEVDILTKGDNNYGDDRLLYAQGQLWLQRHHIMGRAVGFLPYVGWVTIIMTEKPIIKYILIGALGLLVITSKD from the exons ATGGGTTGGATCGGTGAGACTATTGATTCCATCAAATCCATTCAGATCCGTCAGCTCCTCACTCAAGCTGTTAGCCTTG GTATGATTGTTACATCTGCACTGATAATATGGAAGGCATTGATGTGCATAACTGGAAGCGAATCtcctgttgttgttgttctttctGGAAGCATGGAACCAGGATTCAAGCGG GGTGACATATTATTTTTGCACATGAGTAAAGATCCAATTCGTGCAGGGGAGATTGTTGTGTTTAATGTGGAT GGCCGGGAGATCCCTATTGTTCACCGTGTAATTAAG GTTCATGAAAGGCAAGATGGCGAGGTTGATATTCTCACAAAAG GTGACAACAATTACGGCGATGACAGGCTACTCTATGCCCAAGGTCAGCTTTGGCTGCAAAGACACCACATTATGGGTAGAGCCGTCGG GTTCTTACCTTATGTCGGTTGGGTAACGATTATTATGACCGAGAAACCTATCATCAAG TATATTCTGATTGGTGCATTGGGTTTGCTGGTGATAACTTCAAAAGATTAA
- the LOC107472692 gene encoding DEAD-box ATP-dependent RNA helicase 15, translated as MGELKDTEAYEEELIDYEEEDEKAPDSAKPAAESGKKGYVGIHSSGFRDFLLKPELLRAIVDSGFEHPSEVQHECIPQAILGMDVICQAKSGMGKTAVFVLSTLQQIDPLPGQVAALVLCHTRELAYQICHEFERFSTYLPDIKVAVFYGGVNIKVHKELLKNECPHIVVGTPGRILALTRDKDLGLKNVRHFILDECDKMLESLDMRRDVQEIFKLTPHEKQVMMFSATLSKEIRPVCKKFMQDPMEIYVDDEAKLTLHGLVQHYIKLQESEKNRKLNDLLDALDFNQVVIFVKSVSRAAELNKLLVECNFPSICIHSGMSQEERLKRYKGFKEGRQRILVATDLVGRGIDIERVNIVINYDMPDSADTYLHRVGRAGRFGTKGLAITFVSSTADSEVLNQVQSRFEVDIKELPEQIDTSTYMPN; from the exons ATGGGCGAATTGAAGGATACCGAGGCTTACGAGGAAGAGCTCATCGACtacgaagaagaagatgaaaaagccCCCGATTCTGCAAAACCTGCTGCTGAATCCGGCAAGAA GGGATATGTTGGCATCCATAGCTCAGGATTCCGAGACTTCCTGTTGAAACCTGAGCTTCTTCGAGCTATTGTCGATTCAGGATTCGAGCATCCATCCGAAG TGCAACACGAGTGCATCCCTCAAGCAATTTTAGGAATGGATGTCATTTGTCAAGCAAAATCTGGGATGGGAAAAACTGCAGTTTTTGTTCTTTCAACACTTCAGCAAATCGATCCTCTTCCTGGTCAAGTTGCAGCTCTTGTTCTTTGCCATACGAGAGAGCTAGCTTATCAG ATTTGCCATGAATTTGAAAGGTTCAGCACATATCTTCCTGATATCAAAGTTGCTGTTTTCTATGGGGGTGTCAATATTAAGGTTCACAAAGAATTGCTTAAGAATGAATGTCCTCATATTGTGGTTGGAACACCTGGGAGGATTCTTGCCCTGACTAGAGATAAGGACCTTGGCTTAAAGAATGTGAGGCATTTTATTCTTGATGAGTGTGACAAGATGCTTGAATCACTTG ACATGAGGAGAGATGTGCAAGAGATTTTCAAATTGACTCCCCATGAAAAGCAAGTCATGATGTTTTCTGCTACACTCAGCAAAGAGATCCGACCTGTTTGCAAGAAATTTATGCAAGAT CCAATGGAAATTTATGTGGATGACGAGGCCAAGTTAACACTTCATGGTCTTGTTCAG CACTATATCAAATTGCAAGAATCGGAGAAGAATCGTAAGTTGAATGATCTTCTTGATGCTCTGGACTTCAACCAAgttgttatttttgtaaaaagtgTTAGCAGAGCTGCAGAGTTGAACAAGTTGCTCGTGGAGTGCAACTTCCCTTCAATATGTATACATTCTGGAATGTCACAGGAAGAAAG GTTGAAACGATACAAAGGCTTCAAAGAAGGGAGGCAAAGGATTCTTGTTGCAACAGACTTAGTAGGAAGGGGTATCGACATAGAACGGGTTAACATAGTTATCAACTATGACATGCCTGATTCTGCTGACACTTACCTGCACAGG GTAGGAAGAGCTGGTAGATTTGGCACCAAGGGGCTTGCAATTACTTTTGTCTCTTCAACAGCTGACTCTGAAGTTCTTAATCAG GTGCAATCAAGGTTTGAAGTTGATATAAAGGAGCTTCCAGAACAAATTGACACCTCCACATATA TGCCAAACTGA
- the LOC107472694 gene encoding O-fucosyltransferase 13 isoform X2 — translation MRRDFCDGVGIARLLNATLVLPKFEVASYWNESSGFADVYDVDYFIEQTSGFVKVVKQLPPEIASKEPVHVDCSKRKGQFDYIESVLPSLLEHKYISITPAASQRRDRYPLYAKAALCQACYKALRLTRSLETKASQLLDAIPKPFMSLHLRFEPDMVAYSQCQYPGLSPTSMKAIEAAQIDRKPWTGELARIWRLRGKCPLTPNETALILKSLSISPTTNIYLAAGDGLMEIEGLTDVYTNIFTKASLLSGEDFMNMHGNTKAALDYYVSINSDSYVATYFGNMDKMVSAMRAFKGLYKTLFLSRKGFAELTSKGLEGKELMQELWKLHRDDFVNGRGSALPECFCEFKL, via the exons ATGCGAAGAGAT TTCTGTGATGGTGTGGGCATTGCTCGTCTTTTAAATGCAACCCTTGTCCTGCCAAAGTTTGAAGTGGCTTCATATTGGAATGAATCAAG TGGCTTTGCAGATGTGTATGATGTAGACTACTTCATTGAACAAACGAGTGGCTTTGTCAAAGTTGTCAAACAGTTACCACCGGAGATTGCTTCAAAAGAACCTGTTCATGTGGATTGTAGCAAACGGAAAGGCCAATTTGATTATATTGAAAGTGTTCTTCCATCCCTATTAGAACATAAATACATTTCAATCACACCAGCAGCGTCTCAAAGAAGGGACAG ATACCCTTTGTATGCAAAAGCTGCTCTGTGTCAAGCTTGTTACAAGGCACTGCGTCTCACCAGATCCTTGGAAACGAAAGCCTCTCAGCTTCTGGATGCGATACCTAAACCCTTTATGTCCCTTCATCTTCGATTTGAGCCTGACATGGTTGCGTACAGCCAGTGCCAGTATCCAGGGCTTTCACCTACCTCCATGAAAGCCATAGAAGCAGCTCAAATAGACCGAAAACCATGGACTGGAGAATTAGCCCGGATATGGCGGTTACGTGGGAAATGTCCTCTTACACCTAATGAGACAGCTTTAATACTTAAATCACTTTCTATCTCACCAACCACAAATATATACCTTGCAGCCGGAGATGGGTTGATGGAAATCGAAGGCTTAACAGATGTCTACACCAATATATTTACCAAGGCTAGCCTTCTTAGTGGTGAAGACTTCATGAACATGCATGGCAATACAAAAGCTGCTTTGGATTATTATGTTTCCATCAATAGTGATTCTTATGTAGCTACATATTTTGGGAACATGGATAAGATGGTTTCGGCGATGAGAGCTTTCAAAGGATTGTACAAGACCCTATTCTTGAGCCGAAAAGGCTTTGCGGAGCTCACGTCGAAGGGTCTGGAGGGAAAGGAGTTGATGCAAGAACTATGGAAGCTTCACAGAGATGATTTTGTCAATGGAAGAGGCTCTGCTCTGCCTGAATGTTTCTGTGAATTTAAGTTGTga
- the LOC107472823 gene encoding expansin-A23-like, whose product MSKLIFSIALLVLVQAIISVDGILHHWYSDANATFYGDMEGRETMGGACGYDDLFEQGYGLMTTAVSPALFNNGYTCGSCFEMKCVNKPNWNYCKKGSSPIRVTVTNLCPPNYGQGDGHWCNPPYKHFDLSMKMFTTMAEYRAGIVPVLYRRVPCHKQGGVKFQLKGTPYWLLVLVFNVGNAGDVSSVSIKGQNGKWLTMSKNWGQNWLIGVNLVGQSLSFKVTTSDRKTLVFHHVAPSHWQFGSTYEGKLNF is encoded by the exons ATGTCTAAGCTCATCTTTAGCATTGCTCTGTTGGTATTGGTCCAAGCCATCATTTCAGTTGATGGCATTCTCCATCATTGGTATTCTGATGCCAATGCAACCTTCTATGGTGACATGGAAGGTAGAGAAACCATGG GGGGTGCATGTGGCTATGATGATCTCTTTGAGCAAGGGTATGGTCTTATGACCACAGCTGTAAGCCCTGCCCTATTCAACAATGGTTACACatgtggatcatgttttgagATGAAATGTGTGAACAAGCCCAATTGGAATTATTGCAAAAAGGGCTCAAGCCCAATAAGAGTAACCGTAACAAACTTATGTCCACCAAATTATGGACAAGGTGATGGACATTGGTGCAACCCTCCATATAAGCACTTTGATTTATCAATGAAGATGTTCACAACTATGGCAGAATATAGAGCAGGGATTGTACCTGTTTTATATAGAAGAGTTCCATGCCATAAACAAGGTGGTGTCAAGTTTCAGTTGAAAGGGACACCTTATTGGTTGCTTGTGTTGGTGTTCAATGTTGGTAATGCTGGTGATGTTTCTAGTGTTAGCATCAAAGGGCAAAATGGTAAATGGCTTACTATGTCAAAAAATTGGGGACAAAATTGGTTAATTGGAGTTAACTTGGTTGGACAAAGCTTGTCTTTTAAGGTCACAACTAGTGATAGGAAAACTTTGGTATTTCATCATGTTGCTCCTTCTCATTGGCAATTTGGATCAACCTATGAGGGCAAGCTTAATTTTTAG